Proteins encoded by one window of Bacillota bacterium:
- a CDS encoding MgtC/SapB family protein, whose translation MVVNQDLEIMLRILLSFFLGALVGIEREKRHKPAGVRTHALVSMGAGLFTVISAYGFAEFAGMPHYGNMDPARVAAQIVSGVGFIGAGLIFKNRDNVRGLTTAASIWMAAAIGTGVGAGMYAPVMASTALALIALKFNSVLKRFGMADEGK comes from the coding sequence ATAGTAGTGAATCAAGATCTGGAAATAATGCTGCGAATCTTACTTTCTTTTTTCTTGGGTGCCCTGGTGGGAATAGAGCGCGAAAAACGGCATAAGCCGGCAGGGGTGCGCACGCACGCCCTGGTCAGCATGGGCGCAGGCCTGTTTACTGTGATCAGCGCTTATGGCTTCGCAGAGTTTGCAGGCATGCCTCATTACGGGAACATGGATCCGGCCCGGGTAGCGGCACAAATAGTTTCGGGAGTAGGCTTCATTGGGGCCGGCCTGATTTTTAAGAACAGAGATAATGTCCGGGGTCTCACCACTGCCGCCAGTATCTGGATGGCCGCGGCAATCGGCACCGGTGTCGGAGCGGGAATGTACGCGCCGGTTATGGCCAGTACAGCCCTTGCCCTGATCGCACTGAAATTTAATAGCGTGCTCAAGCGCTTTGGAATGGCTGATGAAGGAAAATAA
- the glnA gene encoding type I glutamate--ammonia ligase yields MKEIREAITISTSTEDVYSLVKERGIEFIRLQFTDIFGIMKSMTIMSDELDKAFAGELMFDGSSIDGFARIEESDQCVVPDPATFEVMPWRPREEGVARMICDIYTPDGKPFAGCPRHALKRAIKEAEDMGYTLNIGPEGEFFLFYTDEKGHPTFDIHDTAGYFDLAPVDMGEDARRDIILTLKKMGFKIEASHHEVAPGQHEIDFKYDEALVTADNWVTFRDVVKNVAKQYNLYATFMPKPFSGENGNAMHCNQSLFTEDTNAFYNPDNPEGLSDIARYYIGGLLQHSRGMAAITNPIVNSYKRLRPGYEAPIHVAWSTSNRSTLIRIPASRGNSTRIELRNPDPTANPYLVFALMLRAGLEGINNKITPPDAINGNLYNMPDLAQEIPMFPRDLQEAIDEMKEDPLVKETLGDHIMSRYIDAKQKEWDDYAESVHNWEIRRYLDKF; encoded by the coding sequence ATGAAAGAAATAAGGGAGGCAATTACGATTAGTACTTCAACAGAAGACGTCTACAGTCTAGTGAAAGAACGGGGAATTGAGTTTATCCGTCTCCAGTTTACAGACATCTTCGGCATAATGAAAAGCATGACAATTATGAGCGATGAGCTGGACAAGGCATTTGCCGGCGAGTTAATGTTTGATGGTTCTTCCATTGACGGCTTTGCTCGCATTGAGGAATCCGACCAGTGTGTAGTTCCCGACCCCGCAACCTTTGAAGTAATGCCCTGGCGCCCCAGGGAAGAAGGGGTGGCCCGCATGATTTGCGACATATATACGCCGGACGGTAAACCCTTTGCAGGATGCCCGCGTCATGCACTAAAAAGAGCCATCAAAGAAGCGGAAGATATGGGCTATACCTTAAACATCGGCCCGGAAGGGGAATTTTTTCTATTTTATACTGATGAAAAAGGACACCCCACCTTCGACATCCACGACACAGCCGGATATTTTGACCTGGCACCCGTGGATATGGGAGAAGACGCTCGCAGAGACATTATTCTGACCCTTAAAAAAATGGGGTTTAAAATAGAGGCCTCACACCACGAGGTGGCGCCGGGCCAACATGAGATTGATTTTAAATACGATGAAGCCCTGGTTACGGCTGATAACTGGGTAACGTTCAGGGACGTAGTAAAGAACGTGGCCAAGCAGTACAATCTTTATGCCACCTTTATGCCTAAACCCTTTTCCGGTGAAAACGGCAATGCTATGCACTGTAACCAATCACTGTTTACGGAAGACACCAACGCCTTTTACAACCCGGATAACCCGGAGGGACTAAGCGACATAGCTCGGTATTATATTGGAGGGCTTTTGCAGCACTCCAGAGGCATGGCTGCCATTACTAATCCCATTGTAAACAGCTACAAACGGCTGAGGCCAGGGTACGAAGCCCCTATACATGTGGCCTGGTCCACATCCAATCGAAGCACCTTGATTAGAATTCCCGCCTCCCGGGGCAATTCCACCAGGATAGAACTGCGTAATCCTGACCCCACAGCAAACCCTTACCTTGTTTTCGCGCTAATGTTGCGGGCAGGGTTAGAAGGTATAAACAACAAAATTACTCCTCCAGATGCCATAAACGGCAATCTTTACAACATGCCGGATTTAGCCCAGGAAATTCCCATGTTTCCTCGAGATTTACAGGAAGCCATAGATGAAATGAAGGAAGATCCACTGGTCAAAGAAACATTGGGAGATCATATTATGAGCCGCTATATAGACGCTAAACAAAAGGAATGGGACGATTACGCCGAGAGCGTGCATAATTGGGAGATAAGGCGCTACCTGGATAAGTTTTAA
- a CDS encoding carbon-nitrogen hydrolase family protein: MQRYLNLSIIQMPISPDTQENVEYLENKINSLFADNRRPELVVGVEFGIAPSTPEPLEGKTLKKLAALAASHGIYIIPGTMKLDDGNGGFYNSAPVFNPRGELLGTYSKMVPWNTKLEEGTVPGTEYRVFELPEKNTRVGVQICFDADFPEISRTQTLMGAEILIQLSMDPDSIPLRYNTVKAARAIENQAYYVYTNGVGDFDNFHLRGHSTVIDPEGNIIFEAGEVPTFPVLTLDLDKVKQCRELGTWHQVSILRTLGQYPPGQPYAGKELESPLFKKYLKP, translated from the coding sequence ATGCAGCGATACTTAAATCTTTCTATTATTCAAATGCCCATCAGCCCTGATACGCAGGAAAATGTGGAATATCTGGAAAATAAAATAAACAGCCTTTTTGCTGATAATCGGCGGCCAGAGTTAGTGGTGGGGGTGGAATTTGGAATTGCCCCCTCCACCCCGGAACCTTTAGAGGGAAAGACTTTGAAAAAGCTGGCAGCCCTAGCCGCCAGCCACGGCATTTACATCATTCCGGGCACCATGAAACTGGATGATGGCAACGGTGGTTTCTATAACAGTGCCCCTGTTTTTAATCCCCGGGGAGAACTGTTAGGCACCTACTCAAAAATGGTTCCCTGGAATACAAAATTGGAAGAGGGAACAGTACCGGGGACAGAGTACAGGGTATTCGAATTGCCGGAAAAAAACACGCGCGTAGGGGTGCAAATCTGTTTTGATGCAGACTTCCCCGAGATATCCAGGACACAGACCCTTATGGGGGCTGAGATTTTAATTCAGCTTTCCATGGATCCGGACAGCATCCCATTGCGTTATAATACCGTTAAGGCCGCCCGGGCAATTGAGAATCAGGCTTATTACGTTTACACCAACGGTGTAGGGGATTTTGATAACTTCCACCTTCGAGGGCATTCCACAGTGATAGACCCGGAGGGAAACATAATCTTCGAGGCGGGAGAAGTCCCCACCTTTCCGGTGCTAACGTTGGACCTGGACAAGGTAAAGCAGTGCCGAGAGCTAGGCACATGGCACCAGGTATCTATTTTGAGAACACTGGGCCAATACCCGCCCGGGCAACCTTATGCCGGTAAAGAATTGGAAAGCCCTTTATTTAAAAAATACCTTAAACCCTAA
- a CDS encoding (Fe-S)-binding protein — translation MSEIEAKKLDPTFREDVVANFCTDKNAADLYNCLTCGMCTAGCAFNEVHENADPRKLIRKVLLGMKEEVLNDIFIWQCTQCARCTMDCPMGVDVAGLVRTIRGNFGLKSPGFLQDIVDNQVKTGNQMEVTKEEYLDTLEWMEEELQMEMDDTSIKIPVDVEGADYMFLWDPREIKYYPMDIQSIGKIMHYAGISWTSPSNWWDATHYGLFNGDDKDSKIMLERIAEEVKRLKPKKGVLVTECGHAMRAQSWGRKVWLSPEDGNYDVTWLPQLEAEIIKKGLVKVDPSRNPDPVTMHDPCNAVRKEGIVEEQRYVLNHVCEDFREMWPNRKYNLCCGGGGGTLAMGEEIKRYRMDKGKLKADQITNTGAKVLISPCHNCFDQLSDIVKHYELDVEIKHIHHLLSNAMVID, via the coding sequence GTGAGTGAAATAGAAGCCAAGAAGTTAGATCCCACTTTTAGGGAAGATGTGGTTGCCAATTTTTGTACGGATAAGAATGCCGCGGATCTTTATAATTGCTTGACATGCGGCATGTGTACGGCAGGCTGCGCCTTCAACGAGGTGCATGAGAATGCAGACCCGCGAAAGCTGATCCGCAAGGTTTTGCTGGGTATGAAAGAGGAAGTACTTAATGACATATTTATCTGGCAGTGTACTCAGTGTGCCCGGTGTACCATGGATTGTCCCATGGGAGTAGACGTTGCCGGTCTAGTACGTACCATCCGGGGTAATTTTGGTCTGAAGTCACCGGGATTCCTGCAAGATATAGTAGACAATCAGGTAAAAACAGGTAACCAGATGGAAGTGACCAAGGAGGAATACCTGGACACCCTGGAGTGGATGGAAGAAGAGCTGCAGATGGAGATGGACGATACCAGCATTAAGATCCCGGTTGATGTAGAGGGAGCCGACTACATGTTCCTCTGGGACCCCAGGGAAATCAAGTACTATCCCATGGACATTCAAAGCATCGGTAAAATCATGCATTATGCGGGCATAAGCTGGACGAGTCCCAGTAACTGGTGGGATGCTACCCACTATGGCCTGTTTAATGGTGATGATAAAGACTCTAAAATAATGCTGGAAAGAATAGCTGAAGAAGTAAAAAGGCTTAAACCCAAGAAAGGCGTGTTGGTCACTGAGTGCGGCCACGCAATGAGGGCTCAAAGTTGGGGCCGTAAGGTATGGTTGAGCCCTGAGGATGGAAACTACGATGTTACTTGGTTGCCCCAGCTGGAGGCTGAGATAATTAAAAAGGGTCTTGTAAAGGTGGACCCCAGCAGAAATCCTGATCCTGTGACCATGCACGATCCTTGTAACGCCGTGCGTAAAGAGGGGATTGTAGAAGAGCAACGATATGTTTTAAACCATGTTTGTGAGGATTTCAGGGAGATGTGGCCTAATCGCAAATACAACCTCTGCTGTGGCGGTGGTGGCGGGACTCTGGCCATGGGCGAAGAAATAAAACGCTACCGGATGGATAAAGGTAAGTTAAAAGCAGATCAAATCACCAATACGGGAGCTAAGGTATTGATTAGTCCCTGTCACAACTGTTTTGACCAGTTATCTGACATTGTTAAACACTATGAGTTGGATGTGGAGATCAAACACATTCACCACCTGTTAAGCAATGCAATGGTAATTGATTAA
- a CDS encoding DUF421 domain-containing protein — MTFFDFVIGITIGTVGGAFITTEIRGFYVLLSPIVLTLAVFLTGMLTFKSSPARKLVEGEPIVIIQNGKIFEKNMKKSRYNVDDLMMQLRVKNVFDLGEVEFAILEGNGQLSVLKKSQYLPATPKDLKISTGYQGVSSEIIRNGRIVEQNLKQNNLTHEWLYNELASRKITNIRDVFLATLSTDGNLYTDINKDNPSYIQEVEDDDSMI, encoded by the coding sequence ATGACATTTTTTGATTTCGTAATCGGAATCACTATAGGCACGGTGGGTGGTGCCTTTATCACAACCGAGATAAGGGGCTTTTATGTCTTACTTAGCCCCATTGTGTTGACACTGGCGGTTTTTCTCACCGGCATGCTAACCTTCAAAAGCTCACCCGCCAGAAAACTTGTGGAGGGTGAGCCCATTGTAATAATACAGAACGGCAAAATATTTGAGAAAAACATGAAAAAGAGCCGGTATAATGTGGATGACTTGATGATGCAGCTAAGGGTCAAAAATGTTTTTGATTTGGGTGAAGTGGAATTCGCAATTTTAGAAGGTAACGGGCAGTTGAGCGTGTTGAAAAAAAGCCAGTACCTGCCTGCAACCCCCAAAGACCTAAAGATCAGCACCGGTTATCAAGGCGTATCCTCGGAAATAATACGCAACGGGCGAATTGTAGAACAGAACCTTAAACAAAACAATCTCACGCACGAGTGGCTTTACAATGAGCTGGCTTCAAGGAAGATCACAAATATAAGAGACGTGTTCCTGGCCACCCTGTCCACCGACGGTAATCTTTACACCGATATAAACAAAGACAACCCTTCCTACATACAAGAAGTGGAAGACGACGATTCGATGATTTAA
- a CDS encoding YdcF family protein gives MLYLIKFFYQTFLLPPGIFIFLLLFISIGLYRRGKKGARLLVLITLCMYAFSTPFVGNLLIRSLESQHSPPPSLAGDVIVVLGGGATLDTPDINGLGHLSGSAANRLLTTARLQKKTGLPVIFSGGQVYSNSGNEAQLAKRILNDLEVPDSKIILEDSSRNTMENAANTSRFMKSLGYDKPILITSAFHMERSVLDFERFNVEVIPYPTDYMANVEPDIHYNLFIPSSLEETRIALKEYLGIAAVRWLPDSFGF, from the coding sequence ATGCTGTACCTAATTAAATTTTTTTATCAGACCTTTTTGCTGCCCCCCGGTATTTTTATCTTTCTTCTTCTTTTTATAAGTATAGGGCTGTACCGCCGTGGCAAAAAAGGCGCCCGCCTACTTGTGCTAATCACACTTTGTATGTATGCCTTCTCGACCCCTTTTGTGGGTAACTTGCTAATTCGCTCTCTGGAGAGTCAGCACAGCCCCCCTCCTTCCCTGGCGGGTGATGTTATAGTTGTGCTGGGAGGAGGCGCCACTCTTGATACTCCTGATATTAACGGCCTGGGTCACCTGTCCGGTAGCGCGGCTAACCGATTGCTGACCACGGCGCGGCTGCAGAAGAAAACGGGGCTGCCTGTAATCTTTTCCGGGGGGCAGGTGTACAGTAATTCCGGTAATGAAGCCCAGTTAGCAAAACGTATTTTGAATGACCTGGAAGTGCCTGATAGCAAAATTATTTTGGAGGATTCCAGCCGGAATACCATGGAGAATGCTGCAAATACTTCACGATTTATGAAATCACTGGGGTATGATAAGCCTATTCTAATTACCTCTGCCTTTCACATGGAGCGTTCCGTGTTAGACTTTGAGCGGTTTAATGTGGAAGTGATACCGTATCCCACGGACTATATGGCAAATGTGGAACCAGATATACATTATAACCTATTTATTCCGTCATCTCTGGAAGAAACGAGAATAGCTTTAAAAGAGTATTTAGGCATCGCAGCTGTCCGTTGGTTACCTGATTCATTTGGGTTTTAG
- a CDS encoding (Fe-S)-binding protein, translated as MSNEIEAKKLDPSFREEVVSKLCTDKNPADLNNCLTCGMCTAGCPYSDVVENSDPRKLIRKVMLGMREDVLNDPMIWVCNTCARCTMDCPMKVDIAGMVRTIRGNFGLRAPGFLQDIVDAQVKTGNQMEITKEDYLDTLEWMEEELQMEMDDTSIKIPVDVEGADYMFLWDPREIKYYPMDIQSIGKIMHYAGISWTSPSNWWDATHYGLFNGDDEASKLMLERVAEEVKRLKPKKGVLVTECGHALRAQSWGRKVWLSEEDGNYDVTWFPELEAEILEKGLIKVDPSKNPEPVTMHDPCNAVRKQGVVEPQRYCLNTVCEDFRDMWPNRKYNFCCGGGGGALGMGEEIKKVRMAKGKMKADQITNTGAKILISPCHNCYDALHDIAKYYELDIEIKHIHHMISNAMVID; from the coding sequence GTGAGCAATGAAATTGAAGCTAAAAAATTAGATCCAAGTTTTAGGGAAGAGGTAGTTTCTAAGCTGTGTACGGACAAGAACCCTGCAGACTTGAATAACTGCCTAACCTGTGGTATGTGCACGGCGGGATGCCCTTATAGCGATGTGGTTGAAAACTCAGACCCGCGCAAACTTATTCGTAAAGTAATGCTGGGTATGAGGGAAGATGTGCTGAATGACCCGATGATCTGGGTCTGTAACACATGTGCCCGCTGTACAATGGACTGTCCTATGAAAGTGGATATTGCCGGTATGGTGCGTACTATCCGTGGCAACTTCGGTCTTAGGGCACCGGGATTCCTGCAGGATATCGTTGACGCCCAGGTAAAAACAGGTAACCAGATGGAAATCACCAAGGAAGATTACTTGGACACCCTGGAGTGGATGGAAGAAGAGCTGCAGATGGAGATGGACGATACCAGCATTAAGATCCCGGTTGATGTAGAGGGAGCCGACTACATGTTCCTCTGGGACCCCAGGGAAATTAAGTATTATCCCATGGACATTCAAAGCATCGGTAAAATCATGCATTATGCGGGCATAAGCTGGACGAGTCCCAGTAACTGGTGGGACGCTACTCACTACGGCCTGTTTAACGGTGATGATGAGGCTTCCAAGCTGATGTTGGAAAGGGTTGCCGAAGAGGTAAAAAGGCTTAAGCCTAAAAAAGGTGTACTGGTTACCGAGTGCGGTCACGCGCTGCGGGCTCAAAGCTGGGGACGTAAAGTATGGTTGAGTGAGGAAGACGGAAATTATGATGTTACCTGGTTCCCGGAGCTGGAAGCTGAAATTCTTGAAAAGGGTCTCATCAAGGTAGATCCCAGCAAGAACCCTGAACCTGTAACCATGCACGATCCCTGTAACGCCGTACGTAAGCAAGGAGTTGTAGAGCCGCAGAGGTACTGCCTGAATACAGTCTGTGAAGACTTCAGGGATATGTGGCCCAACCGCAAGTATAATTTCTGCTGTGGCGGCGGCGGTGGTGCTCTGGGCATGGGTGAGGAAATTAAAAAGGTACGCATGGCCAAGGGTAAAATGAAGGCCGATCAGATTACCAATACCGGAGCTAAAATTCTGATTAGCCCCTGCCATAACTGCTACGACGCATTGCATGATATAGCGAAGTACTACGAACTGGATATAGAGATCAAGCATATTCACCACATGATCAGTAATGCTATGGTTATTGACTAA
- the pssA gene encoding CDP-diacylglycerol--serine O-phosphatidyltransferase — MNSNKEFRFPVTVLPNILTYCNVAVGTVAIILAAGNLYYMAGMLIIIGAVLDRFDGKLARKYEVANELGKQLDSFADIVTFGIAPALTAYMLSFADLQVLGMVLAVTFVISGVYRLARFNILNNDKAFIGLPITAAGFLLAVLVLYQNKFDVHPYITAAAMIILSYSMVCKRQIKKI; from the coding sequence ATGAACAGTAATAAAGAATTTCGTTTCCCGGTTACCGTACTGCCCAACATTTTAACTTACTGTAATGTAGCGGTAGGAACAGTTGCTATTATTCTGGCGGCCGGTAACTTGTATTACATGGCAGGTATGCTGATTATTATAGGGGCTGTTCTTGACCGCTTTGACGGTAAACTTGCCCGCAAGTATGAAGTAGCTAATGAACTGGGTAAACAGTTGGATTCCTTTGCCGATATTGTTACCTTTGGTATTGCTCCTGCTCTTACTGCATATATGCTCAGTTTCGCTGACCTCCAAGTACTTGGAATGGTTTTGGCGGTTACTTTTGTTATCTCCGGAGTATACCGTTTGGCCAGATTTAACATCCTTAATAACGACAAGGCTTTTATAGGGCTGCCTATTACCGCAGCCGGTTTTCTGCTGGCTGTTCTCGTACTTTATCAGAACAAGTTCGATGTGCACCCGTATATTACGGCCGCTGCAATGATTATTTTAAGTTATTCTATGGTGTGTAAACGTCAAATTAAAAAAATTTGA
- a CDS encoding PAS domain S-box protein, which translates to MLRKVYPKGACPFLCPWQRIEKKTKFDSFPEGKYVVNVKNYAMQTNNQNIKINTFGGGNMEDKEKSRDQLLAEISELREEVQELKFYKAVLDQLPVCTILYDASETVIYRNRASKAIDGYEHQELVGLSRDEYLKQLHIKPGKAIKMKDPQKDISYFKKSIYEMNETTLRTKNGTLRDVLLVGDFIYDEEENILGACGCAVDITEHALKDKMYRLLAENAQDLIFRYRLVPSFQFEYVSPTSSVIAGHMPEELYENPYLALLGVHQDDRPLIKAQLQSPQPLSATIRLVHKDGTTKWVEVKSVVANDRYGNPAVEGIIRDVTERVQAERELKENLRFLQKLIDTIPNPVYYKDNNGIFRGCNAAFETDMGFTKEETMGRSIYELRTKDLADIYTEKDSELFRTTGKQVYETVIPYADGTMHDVVLYKGVFTDSNDGVAGLVGVIIDVTKSKETQRALSESEDLYRRLVELSPELIGVHDFTGEIVFLNQAGVKLLNAKNETEIIGKNITQFIHPDYMQAVTEAMQKMHETNEPLQWFEQKLLKLNGSPFEVEATGVPLHFRGGPAVLVVARDITERKQWEREMSRLERLNLIGQMAAGIGHEVRNPMTTVRGFLQMFQAKNDLMPYKSHLNLMIEELDRANSIIGQFLSLAKDKPVDKKVQNLNSVVEALSPMIQANVFRYDMYLELKLQEIPDLFLDEKEMRQLILNLCRNGLEAMSPGGTLSITTYTEGEEVVLSVADEGKGMQPEVMENLGTPFFTTKDDGTGLGLAVCYSISARHNASIDAMSTSEGTTFSVRFKLMG; encoded by the coding sequence TTGTTAAGAAAAGTTTACCCCAAAGGTGCCTGTCCCTTTTTGTGTCCCTGGCAAAGAATTGAAAAAAAGACTAAGTTCGACAGCTTTCCCGAAGGGAAATATGTTGTAAATGTCAAAAATTATGCTATGCAAACCAATAACCAGAACATTAAAATAAATACCTTCGGGGGCGGTAATATGGAGGATAAGGAAAAATCGAGGGACCAACTTTTGGCTGAAATTTCAGAGCTACGTGAAGAAGTCCAAGAGTTAAAGTTTTATAAGGCAGTGCTCGACCAACTACCTGTGTGCACTATCCTTTATGATGCTTCCGAAACCGTTATCTATAGAAACAGAGCCAGCAAGGCTATTGATGGGTATGAGCACCAAGAACTTGTAGGGCTTTCCAGGGATGAGTATTTAAAACAACTGCATATAAAGCCAGGTAAAGCCATTAAAATGAAGGATCCTCAGAAAGATATCAGTTATTTTAAAAAAAGTATTTATGAGATGAATGAAACCACTCTCCGTACCAAGAATGGCACTCTTAGGGATGTTCTACTTGTCGGTGATTTCATTTATGATGAAGAAGAAAATATTCTTGGGGCGTGTGGTTGTGCAGTGGACATAACAGAGCATGCTTTAAAGGATAAGATGTATAGACTGCTGGCGGAAAATGCTCAAGATTTAATCTTTCGCTACCGTTTGGTGCCCAGCTTCCAGTTTGAGTATGTCAGCCCCACTTCCAGTGTTATTGCAGGACATATGCCAGAGGAATTATACGAAAACCCCTATCTTGCGTTATTAGGTGTGCATCAGGACGACCGCCCGCTGATTAAAGCTCAGTTGCAATCACCCCAACCGTTGTCCGCTACTATTAGGCTAGTACATAAGGACGGGACTACAAAATGGGTGGAAGTTAAAAGTGTTGTAGCCAATGATAGATATGGTAATCCCGCAGTTGAGGGGATAATACGTGATGTGACTGAACGCGTTCAGGCCGAAAGGGAGCTAAAAGAAAATCTTCGCTTCTTGCAAAAACTGATTGACACCATTCCCAATCCAGTTTATTACAAAGATAATAACGGAATATTTAGGGGGTGTAATGCCGCCTTTGAAACTGATATGGGGTTTACCAAAGAAGAAACAATGGGAAGATCTATTTATGAACTTCGCACCAAAGATCTGGCTGATATTTATACGGAGAAGGATTCCGAGCTGTTCCGTACAACTGGGAAGCAGGTTTACGAGACGGTAATCCCTTATGCTGACGGAACGATGCATGATGTAGTTTTGTATAAAGGTGTTTTTACAGACAGTAATGACGGGGTTGCCGGGTTGGTGGGAGTAATTATAGACGTTACTAAGAGTAAAGAAACACAAAGGGCGCTTAGTGAGAGTGAAGATCTTTATCGCAGGCTGGTTGAACTTTCGCCGGAATTAATAGGAGTTCATGATTTTACTGGTGAAATAGTATTTTTAAACCAGGCGGGTGTTAAACTCCTAAATGCTAAAAATGAAACGGAAATAATAGGTAAGAACATAACACAATTTATTCACCCCGACTACATGCAAGCAGTCACCGAAGCAATGCAAAAAATGCATGAAACAAATGAGCCCTTACAGTGGTTTGAACAGAAACTCCTAAAACTCAACGGGTCCCCTTTTGAAGTAGAAGCTACAGGAGTGCCGCTGCATTTCCGCGGCGGTCCGGCTGTTCTAGTTGTTGCCAGAGATATCACAGAGCGTAAACAGTGGGAAAGGGAAATGTCTCGTCTGGAGCGGCTTAACCTCATTGGGCAAATGGCTGCAGGGATTGGTCATGAAGTGAGAAATCCAATGACTACGGTACGAGGCTTCTTACAGATGTTCCAGGCAAAAAATGATCTCATGCCGTACAAAAGCCATCTTAATTTGATGATCGAAGAGTTAGACCGGGCTAATTCCATTATCGGCCAGTTTCTGTCTCTGGCCAAGGATAAGCCCGTCGATAAAAAGGTGCAAAACTTAAATTCTGTTGTGGAAGCACTATCACCAATGATACAGGCCAATGTGTTTAGATACGATATGTACCTTGAGTTAAAACTGCAAGAGATACCAGACTTATTTCTGGATGAAAAGGAAATGCGCCAACTCATTCTTAACCTTTGCCGTAATGGCTTAGAGGCAATGTCCCCCGGTGGCACTTTAAGTATAACGACGTATACAGAGGGTGAAGAGGTGGTCCTATCTGTAGCAGATGAAGGTAAAGGCATGCAGCCTGAAGTGATGGAAAACTTGGGTACTCCCTTTTTCACCACCAAAGATGATGGAACAGGTCTTGGATTGGCGGTATGTTACAGTATATCTGCCAGGCATAACGCCAGCATAGATGCTATGTCAACCTCAGAGGGAACAACTTTCTCTGTGCGCTTTAAATTAATGGGCTGA